TCGCAAGACTTCCCGCAGTAAACGGCTGGTCTACGACAAAGCCGCCGATTCCGCTCAACTGCGCGAGCAGATTCGGTGGCATGGCTTACGACTCATTGCTCCCTATCGTCGACGTCGTAATGAAACCCGCGCTCGGCGACTCCTCGCTCGCGATCAGGCCTACTACAAACTTCGTTACCAGGTCGAACGCTGCTTCGCCTGGATGACACACTTCCGCCGCCTTAACGTTCGCTGGGAGTACCACTGGCACCTCTTCGAAGGCTTCTGGCAACTCGCCTGCATGTTCACTATCCTCAAGCGGTTATGAAACTGGTTCTAGGTTGTCTGTCAATTACCGTTTCACGCCCCCGGCATCGCTCTCGCCAAGCCAAAGTCCTTCCCGCACTGCCCGTTGTTCTCTGAGCCATTCGTGAAAGCTTCCCTGCAGAGAGCTATGAATATCTGCACTCCGGACGTCGGCCGGTGCGCGTGAAGTTCATCGGATGGAGCAGAGGACCGGGATCGGGGTTCTCGCCAGGCCGGAACACGGTCTCAAGAATACGCCCGTCATTCGGAAAGTCTCGAGAAATGCCCGTCTCGCCCGATTTCAGACGTGGAGGGATCACGGCTCCGTCCTGAACAGGAGAGGGTGTCAGACAGGAAGACCGGAAGACCGGTAAGACGCAGTTTTCTTCTCATTGAGACTGGACGCATGATGGACAGAAGTCCGTCCATGGGCAACTGCTTGTTGCTCCGCAACCCGGAGATAAACCTCCCGGCCATCCCGCGGTTCTGATGTATCGGACACACGTTTACGCCCGCTGGGATGACTATGTGGAGATCAAGGCTCGCGACGGCCGCGTCGATCGCAAAGTCCTCGCAGACGACTTCCACATGGTCCAGATCGACTCGGAGTTTGAGTGGAACGTTCGGGGAACGGTTTCGAATCAGCTGCCGCTAAAGTCCAGCGGCTCCCGAGGCAGAACTCATACGGCTGCCTACAAGTCCGAGATCGAGATTTCGAATTACCCGGGCGGCAAGAACTCGGTCAAAGAGACGCTTGGACAGACTGTTCTGGACCGAATCTCACTTCAGCACCAGCATGAGAACGCTGATGCGGCCGACGGGTACGATGCCATGTCGTATTCCGAGTTTGCCACTGGAGGTATCAGTGTCGACGCCGAGGGGAGTTACGGCGACGATGGCAAGATCGATTACACCGTGACCGGCGTGGCGGCGACGGGTGCGAAACGTGCGGTGAGTCCCAGCGAAATGATGGGCATGTTCGACGAAGAGCATTTCTACGAACCCCCGCTGTCGAATCCGAGCATCTACGAGCAGGAAGACATCTTCTACTATGATGACAGCTCGAACTGGACGGCTCCGGCCGAATACCATGATGGCCTGGCCGTTCCGGAGTTGACTGAACAGGTTGAGCCAAGCATCCAGGCCCTTGAGTCGGCGATCGATAACTCGCATCAACCGGCCGGCTTTGACGT
This sequence is a window from Rubinisphaera margarita. Protein-coding genes within it:
- a CDS encoding transposase; the protein is MMLLTEANGLPVGVQLHSASPAEVKLIRPLLRCCRRKTSRSKRLVYDKAADSAQLREQIRWHGLRLIAPYRRRRNETRARRLLARDQAYYKLRYQVERCFAWMTHFRRLNVRWEYHWHLFEGFWQLACMFTILKRL